The Neorhizobium sp. NCHU2750 genome contains the following window.
GGATATCGAGACCAGAGAAAAGATGGACAAGGATCGTTTCCGTCGCGACCTCGGCGGTCTTCTCGAAGCCTATTCCGAAGTCGCCCGCCGCCTCGGCATCATCAACGAAAACGAGCCGATCCGCGGAACGGGTCCGGTTCTGGTCAAGTAATCATCAGGGGTATTTTGCAGTGATCAAGGCACGCGTCACCGTTACGCTCAAGAACGGCGTTCTCGACCCGCAGGGCAAGGCCATCGAAGGCGCCCTCGGCAGCCTCGGCTTCGAAGGCGTCCACCAGGCCCGCCAGGGCAAGGTCTTCGACCTCGAACTCGACACCGCCGACAAGGCCAAGGCCGAGACCGATCTCAAGGCCATGTGCGAGAAGCTTCTGGCAAACACGGTGATTGAGAACTACACTATCGCAATCGACTAAAGGTTGCGGAGAGCGCGTGATGACCGAGATCAACGGTGAGTTGATGTACGAACTCTTGAAGAAGCTTCATCAGCGCTTCGACAAGGTTGATATCGCGATCAGCGAGTTGCGCGCCGACCACATGACACTGAGAGGGCAACTTCATGTGCTCCAGGGAGACGTGAACAATGTTCGCGTTTCCATTGGGCATATCGAAAGCCGCCTCGACCGTATCGAAAACCGCCTGGAACTGCGGGAGTTCCAGGAAGCCCAAGCAAGGTTTGAACCACAGCCATGAAGTCAGCCGTCGTCCAGCTCCCAGGCCTCAACCGCGATCGCGACATGATCGCCGCCCTCACCAAGATCTCCGGCAAGGCGCCGATCACCGTCTGGCAGACGGAAACGGCCATTGCCGATGACGTCGATCTGATCGTCATTCCGGGCGGCTTTTCCTATGGCGATTACCTGCGCTGCGGCGCGATTGCCGCCCGCATGCCGGTCATGCGGGCAATCAAGGAAAAGGCCGAAAAGGGCGTCAAGGTTCTCGGCGTCTGCAACGGCTTCCAGATCCTCGTCGAGGCCGGCCTTCTGCCGGGCGCCTTGATGATGAACGCCTCGCTGAAATTCGTCTGCAAGGAAGTCAAGCTCGAAGTCGTCAATGCTGACACAGACTTCACCCGCGCCTATGAAAAGGGCCAGGTCATCCGCTGCCCCGTTGCCCACCACGAGGGCAACTATTTCGTCGACCAGGAAACCCTGAAGTCGATGAACGGCAACGGCCAGGTCGTCTTCCGCTATGCAGAAGGCACCAACCCGAACGGCGCGATCGAGAACATTGCGGGCGTCGTCAACACCCGCGGCAACGTGCTTGGCATGATGCCCCATCCGGAAAACCTGATCGAGGCTGCCCATGGCGGCAGCGACGGTCGCGGCATCTTCGCCTCCGCACTCGACGTCATCGCAGCCTGAACATCATCAAGCACGGCGGCCTCCCCCAAGGCCGCCCTGCGACGTCAAAGCCAATTCGGAAACGACCAGCAGATGTCCTGCCGCATTAAGACTGCCCTCTCCATCGCGATTCTCTCCGCCCTTCTGGCAGCCTGCCAGTCCAAACCGGTCGCCATGGGCACCCCGTCGGCTCTCGACGTCATGGAAAGGGTTGCCGTCGCAGCAAACCGCTGCTGGTTCAAGTCGGGCGACGTCGCTTTCAAGACCTACGCATTCTCGCCCGAACTGTCCTCCTTCTCGGGCCGGCCGCGCATTCTTCTCAGCCGCAAGGGATCGTCGGACATCCGTCCGCTTCTCGTCATCCAGGCAGAGGGCCAGCCTGCAAAGCTCAGCGCCTTCGGTCCAATGATGAACGAACAGATCTCCGGCCGCATCAATTCCGACGTGAAGCGCTGGGCGGCCGGCAACAGCAATTGCTGATGCCGATGATTTGAGTGCAAGCCTGACAATATTGCGCTCAGCATAGATCAAGACAAAACAGCCCGTCCGGCGGTTGGGACTGCCGGACGGGCTGTTTTCATCTGCGATTGCAGACGATCAGATGATCAGGCGAGGAAGCGCGACTTTGCGACCTCCCGTTCGGCGGCAATCCGCGTCACGCCGATATCCTGCAACTGACCGTGATCCATGTCACGCAGCACTCGCCGCCCGGCACGGCGTGTCTGCCAATTGCGCACAATATCCAGCAATCCGGCAATAAATCCCGTACGCACCGGCATCGGCGCCGGCGGCAGCATGTCGCCCACGACATGGAACGCGGATTCGCGTTCGTAGCGATCCGGATATATTGTATCGATTGTACTGAGGTACTCTTCGTACTTGCGCATATTGCACCTATGGGGCGTTGGCGTGCATTCGGTGCAATTTGGATACATTGACTCACGCATTGCCACAATGTAATCATTGTCACCATGACAAATTGGCTTCCCGATCTTCGCGAGGGCTCCGGCCCCATCTACATCCGCCTTGCCGACGAGATGGA
Protein-coding sequences here:
- the purQ gene encoding phosphoribosylformylglycinamidine synthase subunit PurQ; translation: MKSAVVQLPGLNRDRDMIAALTKISGKAPITVWQTETAIADDVDLIVIPGGFSYGDYLRCGAIAARMPVMRAIKEKAEKGVKVLGVCNGFQILVEAGLLPGALMMNASLKFVCKEVKLEVVNADTDFTRAYEKGQVIRCPVAHHEGNYFVDQETLKSMNGNGQVVFRYAEGTNPNGAIENIAGVVNTRGNVLGMMPHPENLIEAAHGGSDGRGIFASALDVIAA
- a CDS encoding DUF1127 domain-containing protein, which codes for MRKYEEYLSTIDTIYPDRYERESAFHVVGDMLPPAPMPVRTGFIAGLLDIVRNWQTRRAGRRVLRDMDHGQLQDIGVTRIAAEREVAKSRFLA
- the purS gene encoding phosphoribosylformylglycinamidine synthase subunit PurS — protein: MIKARVTVTLKNGVLDPQGKAIEGALGSLGFEGVHQARQGKVFDLELDTADKAKAETDLKAMCEKLLANTVIENYTIAID